A section of the Citrus sinensis cultivar Valencia sweet orange chromosome 8, DVS_A1.0, whole genome shotgun sequence genome encodes:
- the LOC102609341 gene encoding uncharacterized protein LOC102609341 isoform X2, protein MEPDDLSFIEISGEDDSLLPLQHISNDGVSSLNNTYLACSPLQIPRSACAVNPSPLVSPIVGITGNWDAAKLDLSSNKDSVNNENASLNKPEVPKLNMEPQSMKRKKKGGYNLRKSLAWNKAFFTEEGVLDPIELSMISGNSSNSSGAMLSVIEEDGSESLAGNSENLFKESPANFLSEDGKSSGAFLPKNGSPARVSVASASVGKRKVLSAHDINRSGSKRSGCPRPVAPSSLKRPANANTTKSTNKESKVSKVPARKLDTSVHSATAKNNIPVASNMKRNQISQPVSVQKNVGSKAASNSIKSARSDARSGSTGRFIAVKSSVQQARRNVTNSSLEKHSSAKSQHPIINKTKNTLKIDTSPPLLTSANVLNNHDGASRKVQISLPSDGSMQYAKTQTPKPSGLRMPSPSLGFFNQSKASTSHVSLPRINQACNVLESNIPNFRKFDSLNTTHETPKSAPAKAHDMANGVTATDTRIPKSIKGSFIPTSLTTVQKVELEVPFNSNTNGNLSNQQKFSLCYDIDQEALPNVGPSENEKISQVVNNESKSNDNKLLFHRALSDQLKNDNDDDEKSVADIYPTNMELSGKELENPQFSSHLRATVHIEGIFKTKDMVDNQCVEEKACTSFVRNSAISSELQSEDVISDGINATLKKQDDWLGSVHDVNEQSRKQDEEMVPCIKHVSSKVIRSSEFHNCETTKAADGNPEVRLCSGGEAESSHGWRQPEDTVEAKDCVPSIDYICTKSQGSDVLDKMVVDDVTQNVNGANGSELTSSGALCLIPPATKDCGFHMAEIADCPHGDDTISGFTDAQLSHEIKLHGLTNSGESEIIGKDQSINMATTTIVEVSNVCLNTGDFIGCECDLQHFETQPSAMLQTGNGVRVNDRVAAIEVQSGYVINDPNKQKGVESKLNSCRSNSDLQPADGISFCQHTASTTNNDQLSAMHTVCRQSMEHNPSPTVSDKLLSEDDSSYHQRSTSTTHNDQLSSMHMFCQQSIGGIPQASDKTLSKDGMPFEESRESYAGNVADISLDVKSCSGRGLESHHDEFQQEHVEQGNEEIGSFDNKMKKSLVEDEQMQVLEGSILADSCAGKFNPVVADDVYEQSRVHSELHTLNSVAVRGSLDTHESCLNDKLIVNNCSSEECEDNNDCGNLMDDILEQLDACANESNSFIICTEVAAAVREDGIDEDEKAECPCGEDVDVQNMGNNLLKSDVLPEEASVSQNNGSSNCEIKHEFKSPILATEDSTMSSLGGVFQDTKNILKSDVLSGDAENSISQKNGNPNRERLCELEDAIRPIEDLDGAESLGKTEIDEKQDNLVIKPPPHAAPFSDEWLAAFETAGEEILTMKGGAVQHSPPDKSLPEPGPWSPVKRKNNQGIGPFDCTKFTNCNINTPSNSA, encoded by the exons ATGGAACCAGACGATCTGTCGTTTATAGAGATCTCAGGCGAAGATGATTCGCTATTGCCGCTGCAGCACATCTCGAACGACGGCGTTTCGAGTCTCAACAACACTTATCTCGCTTGCTCACCTCTCCAAATCCCCAGATCCGCCTGCGCCGTTAATCCTTCTCCTCTTGTCTCTCCAATAG TGGGTATCACAGGCAACTGGGATGCAGCAAAACTAGATTTATCATCAAATAAAGACAGTGTTAACAATGAGAATGCAAGTTTAAACAAACCAGAAGTGCCAAAACTCAACATGGAGCCACAATCaatgaagaggaagaaaaagggAGGATACAATTTGCGCAAAAGCTTAGCATGGAATAAAGCTTTCTTTACTGAAGAAG GTGTTTTGGATCCAATAGAGTTGTCCATGATCAGTGGCAATTCTAGCAATTCTAGTGGTGCGATGTTGTCAGTTATTGAAGAAGATGGGAGTGAATCCTTGGCTGGTAATTCAGAAAATTTGTTCAAGGAATCACCTGCAAATTTTCTTAGTGAAGATGGAAAGAGCAGTGGTGCATTTTTGCCTAAGAATGGTTCACCAGCTAGAGTTAGTGTTGCATCAGCTTCAGTG GGCAAGCGGAAGGTGCTTTCAGCCCATGACATCAATAGGAGTGGATCTAAACGCAGTGGTTGCCCACGCCCTGTTGCTCCATCTT CTCTTAAAAGACCTGCAAATGCAAACACcacaaaatcaacaaataagGAATCAAAAGTTTCTAAGGTACCAGCTCGTAAGCTGGATACCTCTGTGCATTCTGCAACTGCCAAAAACAACATTCCTGTTGCAAGTAACATGAAGAGAAATCAGATTTCTCAACcag TCAGCGTTCAAAAAAATGTTGGATCAAAGGCTGCCTCAAACAGTATTAAAAGTGCAAGAAGTGATGCAAGATCTGGTTCAACTGGCAGATTTATAGCTGTGAAATCCTCCGTTCAGCAAGCAAGAAGAAATGTG ACTAACTCATCGTTGGAAAAGCATTCATCAGCCAAATCTCAGCATCCTATTATAAACAAAACTAAGAATACCTTGAAGATTGATACATCTCCTCCTCTTCTAACTTCTGCAAATGTGTTAAACAACCATGATGGTGCTTCCAGAAAAGTTCAGATTTCTCTCCCAAGTGATGGAAGCATGCAGTATGCAAAAACTCAAACTCCAAAACCATCAGGTTTGCGGATGCCATCTCCATCTTTGGGATTCTTTAATCAG TCAAAAGCTTCTACATCACATGTTTCATTACCGAGAATTAATCAAGCTTGCAATGTTCTAGAATCCAATATAcctaattttagaaagtttgATTCCTTAAACACAACTCATGAGACGCCCAAATCTGCTCCTGCAAAGGCGCATGACATGGCCAATGGTGTGACAGCAACTGATACAAGGATCCCAAAATCAATAAAAGGATCTTTTATCCCCACTAGTCTTACAACTGTTCAAAAGGTGGAATTGGAAGTGCCTTTTAACTCCAACACTAATGGCAATTTAAGTAATCAGCAAAAATTTAGTCTGTGCTATGATATTGACCAAGAAGCTCTGCCAAATGTGGGGCCAagtgaaaatgagaaaatttctCAAGTGGTGAATAATGAATCGAAGAGTAATGATAACAAATTGCTCTTTCACAGAGCATTGAGTGATCAATTGAAGAATgacaatgatgatgatgaaaagaGTGTTGCCGATATTTACCCAACAAATATGGAATTGAGTGGGAAAGAATTGGAAAATCCTCAATTTTCATCCCATCTTCGAGCCACGGTGCACATTGAAGGTATTTTTAAGACAAAGGATATGGTTGACAACCAATGTGTGGAAGAGAAAGCATGTACCTCATTTGTAAGGAATTCTGCCATCTCTTCAGAGTTGCAGTCCGAAGATGTCATCAGTGACGGTATTAATGCTACTTTGAAGAAGCAAGATGATTGGTTAGGCTCTGTGCATGATGTTAATGAACAATCAAGGAAGCAGGATGAGGAGATGGTGCCTTGTATCAAACACGTTTCATCCAAGGTGATTAGATCTTCAGAATTCCATAATTGTGAAACTACAAAGGCCGCAGATGGCAATCCAGAAGTCAGACTCTGTAGTGGTGGTGAAGCAGAAAGTTCTCATGGTTGGCGTCAACCTGAAGACACGGTGGAAGCAAAAGACTGTGTGCCCAGCATTGACTACATTTGTACAAAATCACAAGGTAGTGATGTATTGGATAAAATGGTTGTTGATGATGTGACTCAAAATGTAAATGGTGCTAATGGAAGTGAATTGACAAGTTCTGGTGCTCTTTGTTTAATACCACCTGCAACAAAAGATTGTGGCTTCCATATGGCTGAAATAGCTGATTGTCCACATGGAGATGACACTATCTCAGGTTTTACTGATGCACAACTCAGCCATGAGATCAAGCTCCATGGTCTAACTAATTCTGGGGAGTCTGAAATAATTGGCAAAGATCAATCAATAAACATGGCAACCACCACTATTGTCGAGGTATCTAATGTTTGTCTCAACACTGGAGATTTCATTGGATGTGAATGTGATCTTCAACATTTTGAAACCCAACCTAGTGCTATGCTGCAAACTGGGAATGGCGTTAGGGTAAATGATAGAGTTGCTGCAATTGAAGTTCAGAGTGGTTATGTGATAAATGATCCAAATAAGCAGAAAGGTGTAGAAAGCAAACTAAACAGTTGCCGTTCCAACTCTGATCTACAGCCAGCAGATGGCATTAGTTTTTGTCAACATACTGCATCAACAAcgaacaatgaccagttgagTGCTATGCACACAGTCTGCCGACAGTCCATGGAGCATAATCCTAGCCCAACGGTGTCTGATAAACTTCTTTCTGAGGATGATAGTAGTTATCATCAGCGTAGTACATCAACAACACACAATGACCAGTTGAGTTCTATGCACATGTTCTGCCAACAGTCTATTGGGGGGATTCCACAGGCGTCTGATAAAACTTTGTCTAAGGATGGCATGCCTTTTGAAGAGTCCAGAGAGTCCTATGCGGGGAATGTTGCTGATATCAGTTTGGATGTTAAAAGTTGTAGTGGAAGAGGACTGGAAAGCCATCATGATGAATTCCAACAGGAGCACGTGGAGCAaggaaatgaagaaattggTTCATTTgacaacaaaatgaagaaatcaCTTGTTGAAGATGAACAGATGCAGGTCTTAGAAGGGAGTATATTAGCCGATAGCTGCGCCGGTAAATTTAATCCTGTGGTTGCAGATGACGTTTATGAACAATCTAGAGTGCATTCTGAGCTTCATACTTTGAATTCTGTAGCTGTCCGAGGTTCCCTAGATACCCATGAGTCCTGTTTGAATGACAAGTTGATTGTAAACAACTGTTCTTCTGAAGAATGTGAGGACAACAATGATTGTGGGAATCTGATGGATGATATTCTAGAACAACTAGATGCTTGTGCAAATGAATCAAACAGTTTTATCATTTGTACTGAGGTAGCAGCTGCAGTGAGAGAAGATGGTATTGATGAGGATGAGAAGGCTGAATGCCCATGTGGGGAGGATGTCGATGTACAAAATATGGGGAATAATCTATTGAAGAGTGATGTTTTGCCCGAGGAAGCTAGTGTTTCTCAAAATAATGGCAGTtctaattgtgaaataaagcATGAGTTTAAAAGTCCCATCTTAGCCACAGAAGATTCAACAATGTCATCATTAGGAGGTGTTTTTCAggatacaaaaaatatattaaagagTGATGTTTTGTCTGGAGATGCTGAAAATAGTATTTCTCAAAAGAATGGTAATCCTAACCGTGAAAGGCTGTGTGAATTAGAAGATGCCATACGTCCCATAGAGGATCTGGATGGAGCAGAAAGCCT AGGGAAAACTGAGATTGATGAGAAGCAAGATAATCTTGTGATAAAACCTCCACCACATGCTGCTCCTTTTTCTGATGAATGGTTAGCAGCATTTGAAACCGCTGGAGAG GAAATTCTAACCATGAAAGGCGGAGCTGTACAACATTCACCCCCAGACAAATCTCTGCCTGAACCTGGTCCATGGTCCCCG GTGAAACGAAAGAATAACCAGGGGATAGGGCCATTTGATTGTACAAAATTCACCAACTGCAACATCAACACTCCTTCCAATTCCGCATAA
- the LOC102609341 gene encoding uncharacterized protein LOC102609341 isoform X1, with protein sequence MEPDDLSFIEISGEDDSLLPLQHISNDGVSSLNNTYLACSPLQIPRSACAVNPSPLVSPIVGITGNWDAAKLDLSSNKDSVNNENASLNKPEVPKLNMEPQSMKRKKKGGYNLRKSLAWNKAFFTEEGVLDPIELSMISGNSSNSSGAMLSVIEEDGSESLAGNSENLFKESPANFLSEDGKSSGAFLPKNGSPARVSVASASVGKRKVLSAHDINRSGSKRSGCPRPVAPSSLKRPANANTTKSTNKESKVSKVPARKLDTSVHSATAKNNIPVASNMKRNQISQPAVSVQKNVGSKAASNSIKSARSDARSGSTGRFIAVKSSVQQARRNVTNSSLEKHSSAKSQHPIINKTKNTLKIDTSPPLLTSANVLNNHDGASRKVQISLPSDGSMQYAKTQTPKPSGLRMPSPSLGFFNQSKASTSHVSLPRINQACNVLESNIPNFRKFDSLNTTHETPKSAPAKAHDMANGVTATDTRIPKSIKGSFIPTSLTTVQKVELEVPFNSNTNGNLSNQQKFSLCYDIDQEALPNVGPSENEKISQVVNNESKSNDNKLLFHRALSDQLKNDNDDDEKSVADIYPTNMELSGKELENPQFSSHLRATVHIEGIFKTKDMVDNQCVEEKACTSFVRNSAISSELQSEDVISDGINATLKKQDDWLGSVHDVNEQSRKQDEEMVPCIKHVSSKVIRSSEFHNCETTKAADGNPEVRLCSGGEAESSHGWRQPEDTVEAKDCVPSIDYICTKSQGSDVLDKMVVDDVTQNVNGANGSELTSSGALCLIPPATKDCGFHMAEIADCPHGDDTISGFTDAQLSHEIKLHGLTNSGESEIIGKDQSINMATTTIVEVSNVCLNTGDFIGCECDLQHFETQPSAMLQTGNGVRVNDRVAAIEVQSGYVINDPNKQKGVESKLNSCRSNSDLQPADGISFCQHTASTTNNDQLSAMHTVCRQSMEHNPSPTVSDKLLSEDDSSYHQRSTSTTHNDQLSSMHMFCQQSIGGIPQASDKTLSKDGMPFEESRESYAGNVADISLDVKSCSGRGLESHHDEFQQEHVEQGNEEIGSFDNKMKKSLVEDEQMQVLEGSILADSCAGKFNPVVADDVYEQSRVHSELHTLNSVAVRGSLDTHESCLNDKLIVNNCSSEECEDNNDCGNLMDDILEQLDACANESNSFIICTEVAAAVREDGIDEDEKAECPCGEDVDVQNMGNNLLKSDVLPEEASVSQNNGSSNCEIKHEFKSPILATEDSTMSSLGGVFQDTKNILKSDVLSGDAENSISQKNGNPNRERLCELEDAIRPIEDLDGAESLGKTEIDEKQDNLVIKPPPHAAPFSDEWLAAFETAGEEILTMKGGAVQHSPPDKSLPEPGPWSPVKRKNNQGIGPFDCTKFTNCNINTPSNSA encoded by the exons ATGGAACCAGACGATCTGTCGTTTATAGAGATCTCAGGCGAAGATGATTCGCTATTGCCGCTGCAGCACATCTCGAACGACGGCGTTTCGAGTCTCAACAACACTTATCTCGCTTGCTCACCTCTCCAAATCCCCAGATCCGCCTGCGCCGTTAATCCTTCTCCTCTTGTCTCTCCAATAG TGGGTATCACAGGCAACTGGGATGCAGCAAAACTAGATTTATCATCAAATAAAGACAGTGTTAACAATGAGAATGCAAGTTTAAACAAACCAGAAGTGCCAAAACTCAACATGGAGCCACAATCaatgaagaggaagaaaaagggAGGATACAATTTGCGCAAAAGCTTAGCATGGAATAAAGCTTTCTTTACTGAAGAAG GTGTTTTGGATCCAATAGAGTTGTCCATGATCAGTGGCAATTCTAGCAATTCTAGTGGTGCGATGTTGTCAGTTATTGAAGAAGATGGGAGTGAATCCTTGGCTGGTAATTCAGAAAATTTGTTCAAGGAATCACCTGCAAATTTTCTTAGTGAAGATGGAAAGAGCAGTGGTGCATTTTTGCCTAAGAATGGTTCACCAGCTAGAGTTAGTGTTGCATCAGCTTCAGTG GGCAAGCGGAAGGTGCTTTCAGCCCATGACATCAATAGGAGTGGATCTAAACGCAGTGGTTGCCCACGCCCTGTTGCTCCATCTT CTCTTAAAAGACCTGCAAATGCAAACACcacaaaatcaacaaataagGAATCAAAAGTTTCTAAGGTACCAGCTCGTAAGCTGGATACCTCTGTGCATTCTGCAACTGCCAAAAACAACATTCCTGTTGCAAGTAACATGAAGAGAAATCAGATTTCTCAACcag CAGTCAGCGTTCAAAAAAATGTTGGATCAAAGGCTGCCTCAAACAGTATTAAAAGTGCAAGAAGTGATGCAAGATCTGGTTCAACTGGCAGATTTATAGCTGTGAAATCCTCCGTTCAGCAAGCAAGAAGAAATGTG ACTAACTCATCGTTGGAAAAGCATTCATCAGCCAAATCTCAGCATCCTATTATAAACAAAACTAAGAATACCTTGAAGATTGATACATCTCCTCCTCTTCTAACTTCTGCAAATGTGTTAAACAACCATGATGGTGCTTCCAGAAAAGTTCAGATTTCTCTCCCAAGTGATGGAAGCATGCAGTATGCAAAAACTCAAACTCCAAAACCATCAGGTTTGCGGATGCCATCTCCATCTTTGGGATTCTTTAATCAG TCAAAAGCTTCTACATCACATGTTTCATTACCGAGAATTAATCAAGCTTGCAATGTTCTAGAATCCAATATAcctaattttagaaagtttgATTCCTTAAACACAACTCATGAGACGCCCAAATCTGCTCCTGCAAAGGCGCATGACATGGCCAATGGTGTGACAGCAACTGATACAAGGATCCCAAAATCAATAAAAGGATCTTTTATCCCCACTAGTCTTACAACTGTTCAAAAGGTGGAATTGGAAGTGCCTTTTAACTCCAACACTAATGGCAATTTAAGTAATCAGCAAAAATTTAGTCTGTGCTATGATATTGACCAAGAAGCTCTGCCAAATGTGGGGCCAagtgaaaatgagaaaatttctCAAGTGGTGAATAATGAATCGAAGAGTAATGATAACAAATTGCTCTTTCACAGAGCATTGAGTGATCAATTGAAGAATgacaatgatgatgatgaaaagaGTGTTGCCGATATTTACCCAACAAATATGGAATTGAGTGGGAAAGAATTGGAAAATCCTCAATTTTCATCCCATCTTCGAGCCACGGTGCACATTGAAGGTATTTTTAAGACAAAGGATATGGTTGACAACCAATGTGTGGAAGAGAAAGCATGTACCTCATTTGTAAGGAATTCTGCCATCTCTTCAGAGTTGCAGTCCGAAGATGTCATCAGTGACGGTATTAATGCTACTTTGAAGAAGCAAGATGATTGGTTAGGCTCTGTGCATGATGTTAATGAACAATCAAGGAAGCAGGATGAGGAGATGGTGCCTTGTATCAAACACGTTTCATCCAAGGTGATTAGATCTTCAGAATTCCATAATTGTGAAACTACAAAGGCCGCAGATGGCAATCCAGAAGTCAGACTCTGTAGTGGTGGTGAAGCAGAAAGTTCTCATGGTTGGCGTCAACCTGAAGACACGGTGGAAGCAAAAGACTGTGTGCCCAGCATTGACTACATTTGTACAAAATCACAAGGTAGTGATGTATTGGATAAAATGGTTGTTGATGATGTGACTCAAAATGTAAATGGTGCTAATGGAAGTGAATTGACAAGTTCTGGTGCTCTTTGTTTAATACCACCTGCAACAAAAGATTGTGGCTTCCATATGGCTGAAATAGCTGATTGTCCACATGGAGATGACACTATCTCAGGTTTTACTGATGCACAACTCAGCCATGAGATCAAGCTCCATGGTCTAACTAATTCTGGGGAGTCTGAAATAATTGGCAAAGATCAATCAATAAACATGGCAACCACCACTATTGTCGAGGTATCTAATGTTTGTCTCAACACTGGAGATTTCATTGGATGTGAATGTGATCTTCAACATTTTGAAACCCAACCTAGTGCTATGCTGCAAACTGGGAATGGCGTTAGGGTAAATGATAGAGTTGCTGCAATTGAAGTTCAGAGTGGTTATGTGATAAATGATCCAAATAAGCAGAAAGGTGTAGAAAGCAAACTAAACAGTTGCCGTTCCAACTCTGATCTACAGCCAGCAGATGGCATTAGTTTTTGTCAACATACTGCATCAACAAcgaacaatgaccagttgagTGCTATGCACACAGTCTGCCGACAGTCCATGGAGCATAATCCTAGCCCAACGGTGTCTGATAAACTTCTTTCTGAGGATGATAGTAGTTATCATCAGCGTAGTACATCAACAACACACAATGACCAGTTGAGTTCTATGCACATGTTCTGCCAACAGTCTATTGGGGGGATTCCACAGGCGTCTGATAAAACTTTGTCTAAGGATGGCATGCCTTTTGAAGAGTCCAGAGAGTCCTATGCGGGGAATGTTGCTGATATCAGTTTGGATGTTAAAAGTTGTAGTGGAAGAGGACTGGAAAGCCATCATGATGAATTCCAACAGGAGCACGTGGAGCAaggaaatgaagaaattggTTCATTTgacaacaaaatgaagaaatcaCTTGTTGAAGATGAACAGATGCAGGTCTTAGAAGGGAGTATATTAGCCGATAGCTGCGCCGGTAAATTTAATCCTGTGGTTGCAGATGACGTTTATGAACAATCTAGAGTGCATTCTGAGCTTCATACTTTGAATTCTGTAGCTGTCCGAGGTTCCCTAGATACCCATGAGTCCTGTTTGAATGACAAGTTGATTGTAAACAACTGTTCTTCTGAAGAATGTGAGGACAACAATGATTGTGGGAATCTGATGGATGATATTCTAGAACAACTAGATGCTTGTGCAAATGAATCAAACAGTTTTATCATTTGTACTGAGGTAGCAGCTGCAGTGAGAGAAGATGGTATTGATGAGGATGAGAAGGCTGAATGCCCATGTGGGGAGGATGTCGATGTACAAAATATGGGGAATAATCTATTGAAGAGTGATGTTTTGCCCGAGGAAGCTAGTGTTTCTCAAAATAATGGCAGTtctaattgtgaaataaagcATGAGTTTAAAAGTCCCATCTTAGCCACAGAAGATTCAACAATGTCATCATTAGGAGGTGTTTTTCAggatacaaaaaatatattaaagagTGATGTTTTGTCTGGAGATGCTGAAAATAGTATTTCTCAAAAGAATGGTAATCCTAACCGTGAAAGGCTGTGTGAATTAGAAGATGCCATACGTCCCATAGAGGATCTGGATGGAGCAGAAAGCCT AGGGAAAACTGAGATTGATGAGAAGCAAGATAATCTTGTGATAAAACCTCCACCACATGCTGCTCCTTTTTCTGATGAATGGTTAGCAGCATTTGAAACCGCTGGAGAG GAAATTCTAACCATGAAAGGCGGAGCTGTACAACATTCACCCCCAGACAAATCTCTGCCTGAACCTGGTCCATGGTCCCCG GTGAAACGAAAGAATAACCAGGGGATAGGGCCATTTGATTGTACAAAATTCACCAACTGCAACATCAACACTCCTTCCAATTCCGCATAA